One Actinosynnema pretiosum DNA segment encodes these proteins:
- a CDS encoding nuclear transport factor 2 family protein has protein sequence MTGSMALRALREAIVLEHLEAENERDFATTIAAFDRTRYEIAATGEVYEGRAEVSAYYSRSLRAWPDLRSEVVRVHHADDAAIVELEVAGTEPGTGRACRARTTAFFEFDGPSLVGKRLYGDEPS, from the coding sequence ATGACCGGGTCCATGGCGCTCAGGGCGCTGCGCGAGGCGATCGTGCTGGAACACCTGGAAGCGGAGAACGAGCGCGACTTCGCCACCACGATCGCGGCGTTCGACCGGACGCGCTACGAGATCGCGGCGACCGGCGAGGTGTACGAGGGAAGGGCCGAGGTGTCGGCCTACTACAGCAGGTCGCTGCGGGCGTGGCCGGACCTGCGCAGCGAGGTCGTGCGGGTGCACCACGCGGACGACGCGGCGATCGTGGAGCTGGAGGTGGCGGGCACCGAGCCGGGGACGGGGCGGGCCTGCCGGGCGAGGACCACGGCGTTCTTCGAGTTCGACGGGCCCAGCCTGGTCGGGAAGCGGCTCTACGGCGACGAGCCGTCCTAG
- a CDS encoding cold-shock protein, which translates to MAVQGTVKWFNAEKGFGFISPDNGGADVFVHYSEIQVNGYRTLEENQRVEFEIGQGQKGPQAQAVRPV; encoded by the coding sequence ATGGCAGTTCAGGGCACCGTCAAGTGGTTCAACGCGGAGAAGGGCTTCGGCTTCATCTCCCCCGACAACGGTGGCGCCGACGTGTTCGTGCACTACTCGGAGATCCAGGTCAACGGCTACCGCACGCTGGAGGAGAACCAGCGCGTGGAGTTCGAGATCGGTCAGGGCCAGAAGGGCCCGCAGGCTCAGGCCGTCCGCCCGGTCTGA